One region of Nitrospira sp. genomic DNA includes:
- the typA gene encoding translational GTPase TypA — MHAPQGRRTDIRNIAIIAHVDHGKTTLVDAVLRQTHVHRKIDDMGERIMDSMDQERERGITIRAKNASVTYKGVKINIVDTPGHADFGGEVERTLRMVDGVLILVDAKEGPMPQTTFVLRKALALGHKAIVVVNKIDRPDAVIDDVVNRTFDLFVHLGASDEQLDFPIVYASAIKGQATLDLKQPGTDISPLLDTILDKIPAPAINRDSPFQLLVLALAQDSYKGKMGIGKIQSGSIARRQNVVTLTKDGDQVPGKISDLAVFSGLERTDIETAEAGEIVALCGLEEVNIGDTIADPNNPVALPRVTIDEPTVQMTFSVNNSPFAGREGKYLTSRHLRERLFKELETNVSLRVQETDSADRFLVAGRGELHLGVLIEQMRREGYELQISQPEVILHRDGDTVTEPFEELTIQVPAEYQGPVIEEIGKRRGELRHMKLVGGETASSEMHIEYHIPTRGIIGLKNILLAKTRGTVIMHHVFSGYAPADEKALLVAPHGSLVAFEAGTSTAYALFMTQERGELFIGATVDVYQGMIVGQNSRDEDLDVNVCKQKQLSNMRAAGTDEALVLTPPREMSLEFAMEYIGPDELVEVTPKHLRLRKRLLNPEDRRKAKKSAK, encoded by the coding sequence TCATGTTCATCGAAAAATCGATGACATGGGTGAACGCATCATGGATTCTATGGATCAGGAGCGCGAGCGGGGCATTACGATCCGTGCCAAGAATGCCAGCGTCACCTACAAGGGCGTCAAGATCAACATCGTCGACACGCCGGGGCACGCCGACTTCGGCGGAGAGGTGGAACGTACGCTTCGCATGGTCGATGGCGTGCTGATTCTCGTCGATGCCAAGGAAGGACCGATGCCGCAGACGACGTTTGTGCTGCGCAAAGCGTTGGCCCTCGGACATAAAGCGATCGTCGTCGTCAATAAAATCGACCGCCCGGATGCCGTGATTGATGATGTCGTGAACCGCACCTTCGACTTGTTCGTCCATCTGGGAGCCAGCGACGAACAGCTCGACTTCCCCATTGTCTACGCCTCGGCCATCAAGGGGCAGGCCACCCTCGATCTGAAGCAGCCCGGAACGGATATCTCCCCGCTGCTGGATACGATCCTCGACAAGATTCCCGCACCGGCGATCAATCGGGACAGCCCGTTTCAGCTGTTGGTGCTGGCCCTGGCGCAGGATTCGTATAAAGGGAAAATGGGAATCGGCAAGATTCAGTCGGGCTCGATTGCCCGGCGACAAAACGTGGTCACCCTCACGAAAGACGGCGACCAGGTACCGGGAAAGATTTCCGATCTTGCGGTATTTTCAGGGCTTGAGCGCACCGATATCGAAACGGCTGAAGCCGGCGAAATTGTCGCCCTCTGTGGCCTGGAAGAAGTAAACATCGGGGATACCATCGCCGACCCCAATAATCCCGTCGCGCTGCCACGGGTGACGATCGACGAACCAACCGTCCAGATGACCTTTTCCGTGAACAACAGCCCCTTCGCCGGCCGTGAAGGCAAATATCTCACCTCACGCCACCTTCGCGAGCGGCTGTTCAAGGAGTTGGAAACCAACGTCTCCTTGCGCGTCCAGGAAACCGACAGCGCCGACCGATTCCTGGTGGCCGGTCGAGGCGAACTCCATCTCGGGGTCCTGATCGAACAGATGCGGCGCGAAGGGTATGAGCTGCAGATCTCGCAACCCGAAGTCATCCTGCATCGGGACGGCGATACCGTCACCGAACCGTTTGAAGAGCTGACGATCCAGGTGCCTGCGGAATACCAAGGCCCGGTGATTGAGGAGATCGGCAAGCGACGCGGGGAACTTCGTCACATGAAACTCGTCGGAGGCGAGACAGCCTCAAGCGAAATGCACATCGAATATCACATTCCGACTCGTGGCATTATCGGCCTGAAGAACATTCTGCTGGCCAAGACCCGCGGCACGGTCATCATGCATCACGTGTTCTCCGGCTATGCCCCGGCGGACGAGAAGGCACTCCTCGTGGCGCCGCACGGCTCACTGGTGGCCTTCGAGGCCGGCACCAGCACCGCCTATGCGCTTTTCATGACCCAGGAACGCGGAGAGTTGTTTATCGGCGCAACCGTCGATGTGTACCAAGGCATGATCGTGGGCCAGAATAGCCGCGATGAAGACTTGGACGTGAATGTCTGCAAGCAAAAACAATTGAGCAACATGCGCGCGGCCGGAACCGACGAGGCCCTTGTCCTCACCCCGCCGCGAGAAATGTCGCTGGAGTTTGCCATGGAGTACATCGGCCCTGACGAACTGGTCGAAGTCACGCCCAAGCATCTTCGCCTCCGAAAGCGGCTGCTGAACCCTGAGGACCGCCGGAAGGCGAAGAAGAGCGCCAAGTAG